One window of the Strix uralensis isolate ZFMK-TIS-50842 chromosome 3, bStrUra1, whole genome shotgun sequence genome contains the following:
- the GPR6 gene encoding G-protein coupled receptor 6 encodes MEAAAALNESGAATPRLPADGGGNGSRWLELSSRPPVPAALNPWDVMLCVSGTAIACENALVVAIICYSPALRTPMFVLVGSLATADLLAGLGLILNFVFQYVIRSETVSLLTVGFLVASFAASVSSLLAITVDRYLSLYNALTYYSEKTVLCIHTMLAGAWGISLCLGLLPVLGWNCLHDHAACSVVRPLTKSNVTLLSASFFLIFLIMLHLYIEICKIVCRHAHQIALQQHFLTASHYVATKKGVSTLAIILGTFGASWLPFAIYCVVGDPDYPSVYTYATLLPATYNSMINPIIYAYRNQEIQRSMWVLFCGCFQAKVSFRSQSPSDV; translated from the coding sequence ATGGAGGCAGCGGCGGCCCTGAACGAGAGCGGAGCGGCCACCCCCCGGCTGCCGGCCGACGGCGGCGGCAACGGCAGCCGCTGGCTGGAGCTGTCGTCGCGGCCCCCCGTGCCCGCCGCCCTCAACCCCTGGGACGTGATGCTCTGCGTCTCCGGCACCGCCATCGCCTGCGAGAACGCCCTGGTGGTGGCCATCATCTGCTACTCGCCCGCCCTGCGCACCCCCATGTTCGTGCTGGTGGGCAGCCTGGCCACGGCTGACCTCCTGGCCGGCCTCGGCCTCATCCTCAACTTCGTTTTCCAGTACGTGATCCGCTCCGAGACGGTCAGCCTGCTGACGGTGGGCTTCCTCGTCGCCTCCTTCGCCGCCTCCGTGAGTAGCTTGCTGGCCATCACCGTTGATCGCTACCTCTCCCTCTACAACGCCCTCACCTACTACTCGGAGAAGACGGTGCTCTGCATCCACACCATGCTGGCGGGTGCCTGGGGGATCTCCctctgcctggggctgctgcccGTCCTGGGCTGGAACTGCCTCCATGACCACGCCGCCTGCAGCGTCGTCAGACCCTTGACCAAGAGCAACGTGACGCTGCTGTCCGcctctttctttctcattttcctcatCATGCTCCATCTCTACATCGAGATCTGCAAGATCGTCTGCAGGCATGCCCACCAGATAGCCCTCCAGCAGCACTTTCTGACTGCTTCACACTATGTCGCCACCAAAAAAGGAGTCTCTACCCTCGCTATAATCCTTGGGACTTTCGGAGCCAGCTGGCTGCCTTTTGCCATCTACTGTGTAGTGGGGGATCCCGACTACCCTTCTGTGTACACGTACGCCACGCTTCTACCTGCTACCTACAACTCCATGATCAACCCCATCATTTACGCCTACAGAAACCAGGAAATCCAGAGGTCCATGTGGGTGCTCTTCTGCGGCTGCTTTCAGGCTAAAGTGTCCTTTCGCTCCCAGTCCCCCAGCGATGTCTGA